Part of the Natrialbaceae archaeon AArc-T1-2 genome, CGAACCCCAAGACGTCGCCGAAGGCGTAGCCAGCGGCGAACGCGAGCGGCGCGACGACGATCAGTTGTGTGAACGCCGCGATCTCCGCGTCGCGAAGGACTGACTCGAGGTCGCCGAAGTCGATCCGGATGGCGAAGACGAACACGAGGAAGGCGATCCCCCACTGGGCGAGGACGATGATCTCCTCCTGTGTAACCGCCTCGAACCTGCCCGCGATCAGTCCGGCGATGATGTAAAATGGGATGGGGGAGAGACCGAACTGGTTGGCGATCAGCGACAGTAGTCCCGCGGTCACGAAGACGATGGCCAGGGTGACGACGAGCGCTTCAGTCACGGAACTCACCTCCGGAGCGTCGATCTTCGAGCGCGTCGGGATCGGGGTCGGCGTCGAGATCGGCCGAATCGGTCGGATCAGCGTCGACGCCGGCGCTCGAAGGGGCCTCGTCTTCCCCGAACCGGCGTCTTTCACGTCGCCGCCGCGCCTCAATCGCGTCGACGTCGCGGGCGACGGCGTCCTCGAACGCCGCTCGGTCTGTGACGTACAGTTCGACGTACTCGCTTACCTTCTCGGCGGCCAGGTGGGTACTCATGATGACGTAGGTCGCGCTGCGGTCGTACAGCGCGCGGGCGTCGCCGATTCGCTCCGCCTCGACGAACACCGTCGCCTCGTCGTCGACCTCCGCGAGCAACGCCTCGTTGACCTCCCGTTCGACGCTCGAGCTCAACACGAAGTCGGCGCCTTTGAGGTTCGCCTCTTTGCGAACTTCGGTGTGGCGGAAGTCGCCGAAGACGTAGTCGTATCGCCCCTCTTGCTCGAGTTCCTCGATGTGATCCGTTCGTCGGTCGATGATGACCACGTCACCGAACTCCGCTTCGAGACGCGGCAGGGCGCGCTCGGTGATCTCGTCGTACCCGATTGCGATGGCGTGATCCTCGTAGGTACTGATCTCGGCGTCTTTCCCCTCGTCGGACTCGAACCGCCGGAACCAGGGCTCGAGCCGTTCGTAGATCGTGTGGTTGTACGCGATGATGTAGGTCGAGATCCCCATCGTCAACAGCGCCATCAGGCTCAGGTAGCCGAGCACGTCCGGCCCGATAAGGCCTTGATCGATCGCGAGCGCACCGACGATCAGCGAGAACTCGCTGACCTGGACCATGTTGATCGAACCGAGGAAGGAGGTTTCGACGCCGAACCCCTCGCGGTCGATGAGATAGAACATGATCCAGAAGTTGCCGACCATCAGAACGACCGACGCGACGATCGCCTGCCACCAGTAGGCCAGCAGGCTCGAGAGTCCGTCGATCTGGAGGCCAATGGTGGCGAAGAACACGAGGATGAAAAAGTCCGTGATCGGCGTGATTCGGTCCTCGAGTTCCTTGCTGTAGGGCAGTTGTGCGATGCTAAGCCCCGCCAGAAACGCGCCAACTTTCGGATCGAGGTCGGCGCCTTCGGCGATGGCGACGAACAGAAACGCCCAGGCGATAGCGACGATGAGGAATACGTCCTTGTTGTCCGCGATGCGCCGGAAGAGTCCGGGGAGGATGTATTGGGACGAAAACAGCGAGAAGAGGGCGATAAAGGACATCATCACGAGGATGACGCCGAGCGTCGAGGCGACATCGGCCGCGCCGCCGAGTTCGTCGGCGGCGAACAGTGCGAGGACGACCACGAGGTAGATGTCCTGAACGATGAGGACACCGACGTCGATCTTCCCCGGAAGACTGGTAATCTCATCTTTATCAGTGAGAATTTTGACGATGATCGGGGTCGCGCCGAAGACGGTAGCAAGCGAGATGACGAGAATCTCGGTGGTCCCGAATCCGAGCGTCCACGCTACCAGGAACGCCAGTGCCGTCTGGAGGACGGTTTGCCCGATGGCGACGTTCGTCACCGCGGGGAGGATCTCGCGAATGTCCTCGAACCGCATCTTCAGGCCCAACAGGAAGAGCAGGAACGCGAAGCCGAGATCGGCCATCAACTCGACCAGCCCCTCTTCGGTCACGATATCGAGCGCGACCGGTCCGAGGATGATCCCCGTGAGGATGTACGCGATGATCGTCGGCTGTCCGGTTTGACGGGCGATCAACCCGATAATCGTGGCTACGACGACGATGATCGCGAAGTCGGCGGCGAGTGCGATTTCACTCATCGAGCTATCCGACCCGTTGGTCGGTTTGCTAATCCGGCGGTTATAGGTTGTCGTTCGGACGCCCGTTTTCACCGTTCGTCCCGGCGTTTCACGGCCGGCGAATGTGAGTAAGAAACAAGTATGAGTACCGATAACACGTGGGGTATGGTTGGATGGGCGATACTGTTCAGTATGGTCACTGCGTTTTCGGTGATCATCTGGTACATCCGGTCGGAAGACGTTCTGTATACGGCCTGAAATCGCCACGACGCGTTCCGGCCGTCTACGCGCCAGGACGCATCACCGACCGGAGCCGACGGCCGACTCGGTCGCTCGAGTCCGCTCGAACGGACCGGGCGAATACGACGTGTCCGTGTGACGTCCTCGTTCTCACGCGACGAGATTGTTGATCGTGATCCCGACGAACACCAGGAGCACGACCTCACTTACGATCCACGAATGCGTGTTCATCCAGGTTCGGACCGCCGGCAGCAACGTTTCCGCACGGTCGCCGATCGTAAGCAAGGCGAGCGACGGAAGGGAGAGGAAAAGAAGCGTCAGCAAGACGAAGCCGATAGCGTACCACAGCGGGTCGCCGTGGCTCGCGAGGTAGGTCCCGACGGTGATCGACGTGAGGACGTCGGTCGGGAAAAATCCCATCAGCAGGAATCCGAGCCGAAACGAAAACCGCGGACTCGCAGTCTCCAGTTTCCCCATCCACGCGGGCGGTTCCGACTGTTCGCGTTTCAGATAGGTGTGTGCCATCGCGGCGAGAAGAAAGACGAGCACGAACAGATGGAGCGGCCGATTCGACCCGGTCTGTCGGGTGACGCCGCCGCCGAAAAAATACGCGAGCGTGACGACGAGACTGATCGAGAGGGAGGCACCGAAGACGAACGCGGCCGAATTTCGCCGCCAGTCCTCGCTCGTGGCCAGAAAGATGGCGCTAAGGATCTGTGGTCCCCCGATCATGACGAACACCAGCGGCAGGATCACCAGAACGTTCATCGCTCGAGAGCCCCGTGGGAAGACTCGAGCCGTCGATCGCTGCTCGAGTCGCGTCCTTCACGATCGGGATCGACGATGGCGGTTCGAAAACCACACCTCGGGCGGTGACCGTCGTCGATCGAGTCCACACGTCTCGCGTTCGAGTGCACTGGCTACCAGTACGACGTCTGCCTTCAAAATATTCACCTGTGAGAAGGTGAGTGGGGACCGGAGACAGAGAGTGAGCGCGACCAGCCGATGAATCACGTGGTCGCCGGCGAGGGTGTACACATCGTCACGTCCCCGTTCGTGTAGACGGTCGCCTGATCGG contains:
- a CDS encoding cation:proton antiporter, with the protein product MSEIALAADFAIIVVVATIIGLIARQTGQPTIIAYILTGIILGPVALDIVTEEGLVELMADLGFAFLLFLLGLKMRFEDIREILPAVTNVAIGQTVLQTALAFLVAWTLGFGTTEILVISLATVFGATPIIVKILTDKDEITSLPGKIDVGVLIVQDIYLVVVLALFAADELGGAADVASTLGVILVMMSFIALFSLFSSQYILPGLFRRIADNKDVFLIVAIAWAFLFVAIAEGADLDPKVGAFLAGLSIAQLPYSKELEDRITPITDFFILVFFATIGLQIDGLSSLLAYWWQAIVASVVLMVGNFWIMFYLIDREGFGVETSFLGSINMVQVSEFSLIVGALAIDQGLIGPDVLGYLSLMALLTMGISTYIIAYNHTIYERLEPWFRRFESDEGKDAEISTYEDHAIAIGYDEITERALPRLEAEFGDVVIIDRRTDHIEELEQEGRYDYVFGDFRHTEVRKEANLKGADFVLSSSVEREVNEALLAEVDDEATVFVEAERIGDARALYDRSATYVIMSTHLAAEKVSEYVELYVTDRAAFEDAVARDVDAIEARRRRERRRFGEDEAPSSAGVDADPTDSADLDADPDPDALEDRRSGGEFRD
- a CDS encoding GAP family protein encodes the protein MNVLVILPLVFVMIGGPQILSAIFLATSEDWRRNSAAFVFGASLSISLVVTLAYFFGGGVTRQTGSNRPLHLFVLVFLLAAMAHTYLKREQSEPPAWMGKLETASPRFSFRLGFLLMGFFPTDVLTSITVGTYLASHGDPLWYAIGFVLLTLLFLSLPSLALLTIGDRAETLLPAVRTWMNTHSWIVSEVVLLVFVGITINNLVA